The following proteins come from a genomic window of Pyxidicoccus sp. MSG2:
- a CDS encoding sensor histidine kinase: MSAAVSTTGGAQSGEQSQQGATGRGPALALVDSPDRPQVDVAEMARGAVELLTATRRLHGVEVALELPEDAVPARVSSRRMQQVMLLLLAHAADAANGQGVRLAVDAPDDFGDVGPRFQVVAPGASLSEREAQAVFLSPMLVGPLHRRLARARELVESVGGTLEVARGAGITVTVELPAPGMSSW, encoded by the coding sequence ATGAGTGCTGCAGTGAGCACGACGGGTGGGGCGCAGTCGGGAGAGCAGTCCCAGCAGGGCGCAACGGGGCGCGGCCCCGCGCTCGCACTGGTGGATTCCCCTGATCGTCCCCAGGTGGACGTGGCGGAGATGGCTCGCGGCGCGGTGGAGTTGTTGACCGCCACGCGCCGCCTCCATGGAGTGGAAGTCGCGCTGGAGCTGCCGGAGGACGCCGTCCCCGCGCGCGTCAGCAGCCGGCGCATGCAGCAGGTGATGCTGCTCCTGTTGGCCCACGCCGCGGACGCGGCGAACGGGCAGGGTGTCCGGCTGGCGGTGGACGCTCCGGACGACTTCGGGGACGTGGGCCCGCGCTTCCAGGTGGTCGCGCCCGGGGCTTCACTCTCGGAGCGTGAGGCGCAGGCCGTCTTCCTGTCGCCCATGCTGGTGGGGCCGCTGCACCGCCGGCTGGCCCGCGCTCGCGAGCTGGTGGAATCCGTGGGCGGCACGCTGGAAGTGGCCCGTGGCGCCGGCATCACCGTGACGGTGGAGCTGCCCGCGCCCGGCATGTCGAGCTGGTAG
- the sdhB gene encoding succinate dehydrogenase iron-sulfur subunit, whose product MDTAQATAVTTRTVTFRIWRQDDPNKPGHFDEFKVPYTKGANVISCLMEIQRNPVTVEGKKVAPVIWDAACLEEVCGSCAMNINGRVRMACSALIDKLEQPITLEPMSKFPVVRDLTVDRERMFDALKRVKGWIPVDGTHNLGPGPRQSPKDQSVMYVLSTCITCGSCLEACPQVTQGNDFVGAAAISQARLFNMNPTGKMQSEERVRSLMGPGGIQDCGKAQNCVKVCPKEIPLTTSIAMMNREVTKLMIKDIFFQEEEQKSHSGPG is encoded by the coding sequence ATGGACACTGCACAGGCAACCGCCGTCACCACCAGGACCGTCACCTTCCGCATCTGGCGGCAGGATGACCCGAACAAGCCGGGTCACTTCGACGAGTTCAAGGTCCCGTACACCAAGGGCGCCAACGTCATCTCGTGCCTGATGGAGATCCAGCGCAACCCCGTCACCGTGGAGGGCAAGAAGGTTGCCCCGGTGATCTGGGACGCCGCGTGCCTCGAGGAGGTCTGCGGCAGCTGCGCGATGAACATCAACGGCCGGGTGCGCATGGCCTGCTCGGCGCTCATCGACAAGTTGGAGCAGCCGATCACGCTCGAGCCGATGAGCAAGTTCCCCGTGGTCCGCGACCTCACCGTGGACCGCGAGCGCATGTTCGACGCGCTCAAGCGGGTGAAGGGCTGGATTCCGGTCGACGGCACCCACAACCTGGGGCCGGGCCCGCGCCAGTCGCCGAAGGACCAGTCGGTCATGTACGTGCTGTCCACGTGCATCACCTGTGGCAGCTGCCTGGAGGCGTGCCCCCAGGTGACGCAGGGCAACGACTTCGTCGGTGCCGCGGCCATCAGCCAGGCCCGCCTGTTCAACATGAACCCGACGGGCAAGATGCAGTCCGAGGAGCGCGTCCGGTCCCTGATGGGCCCGGGTGGCATCCAGGACTGTGGCAAGGCGCAGAACTGCGTGAAGGTCTGCCCGAAGGAGATTCCCCTCACGACGTCCATCGCGATGATGAACCGCGAGGTGACGAAGCTGATGATCAAGGACATCTTCTTCCAGGAAGAGGAGCAGAAGAGCCACAGCGGTCCGGGGTAG
- the sdhA gene encoding succinate dehydrogenase flavoprotein subunit, translating to MAAAARFTVVGGGLAGLMTTIKLAEAGHQVDVLSLVPVKRSHSVCAQGGINGAVNTKGEGDHPDIHVKDTLRGGDFLAEQTSVKGMCHAAPGIIYLLDRMGVTFNRTPEGLLDFRRFGGTLHHRTAFAGATTGQQLLYALDEQVRRYESEGKVTKYEYWEWLGTVKDEGGRVIGSVAVDLRTMEIRTFPAEAVCLATGGPGIVVGRSTNSIINTGTAAGRAFMEGAIYANGEFIQVHPTSIPGEDKLRLMSESVRGEGGRVWVPKKKGDTRNPRDIPESERFYFLEEKYPKYKNLVPRDVATREIFMVCRDMGMGIGGKDGVYLDVTHIPAKTLDAKIKGVMEIYEKFVGDDPRVTPMVIFPGMHYSMGGLYVKFEADPRTQTPAEGSPVNQSTNIPGLYATGEADYAFHGANRLGANSLLSCIYSGMIGGPAMAAFAKSNATSAAAMPEKYFQSAKSYWEDRFATIKKMNGAENPYGLARELGDIMTENCTVVRYNDRLKKTVEKIRELKSRWNNVNVLDTGNVANRALSYTNQLWNMLELGEVIATSALLRDESRGAHYKPEFSLPEPKVKDPTKDPEWMALWQKRHEKWAKTTIAKHSEQGPQISYEEIPTPVLDPEPRWYA from the coding sequence ATGGCAGCAGCAGCGCGGTTCACGGTGGTGGGCGGCGGTCTCGCCGGGCTGATGACGACGATCAAGCTCGCGGAGGCGGGTCACCAGGTGGATGTGCTCTCGCTCGTCCCGGTCAAACGTTCCCACTCGGTGTGCGCCCAGGGTGGCATCAACGGCGCGGTGAACACCAAGGGAGAGGGCGACCACCCGGACATCCACGTGAAGGACACGCTGCGCGGCGGCGACTTCCTCGCGGAGCAGACGTCCGTGAAGGGCATGTGCCACGCGGCCCCGGGCATCATCTACCTGCTGGACCGCATGGGCGTGACGTTCAACCGCACCCCCGAAGGTCTGCTGGACTTCCGCCGCTTCGGCGGCACGCTCCACCACCGCACCGCCTTCGCGGGCGCCACCACCGGCCAGCAGCTGCTCTACGCGCTGGACGAGCAGGTGCGCCGCTACGAGTCCGAGGGCAAGGTCACCAAGTACGAGTACTGGGAGTGGCTCGGCACGGTGAAGGACGAGGGCGGGCGCGTCATCGGCAGCGTCGCGGTGGACCTGCGGACCATGGAGATCCGCACCTTCCCGGCGGAGGCCGTGTGCCTCGCCACCGGTGGTCCGGGCATCGTCGTCGGGCGCTCCACCAACTCCATCATCAACACCGGCACCGCCGCCGGCCGCGCCTTCATGGAGGGCGCCATCTACGCCAACGGCGAGTTCATCCAGGTGCACCCCACCTCCATCCCGGGTGAGGACAAGCTGCGCCTGATGAGCGAGTCCGTCCGTGGTGAGGGCGGCCGCGTCTGGGTGCCGAAGAAGAAGGGCGACACGCGCAACCCCCGGGACATCCCGGAGAGCGAGCGCTTCTACTTCCTGGAAGAGAAGTACCCCAAGTACAAGAACCTGGTGCCCCGCGACGTGGCCACGCGCGAGATCTTCATGGTCTGCCGCGACATGGGCATGGGCATCGGCGGCAAGGACGGCGTGTACCTGGACGTCACGCACATCCCGGCCAAGACGCTGGACGCCAAGATCAAGGGCGTCATGGAGATCTACGAGAAGTTCGTGGGAGACGACCCGCGCGTCACGCCGATGGTCATCTTCCCGGGCATGCACTACTCCATGGGCGGCCTCTACGTGAAGTTCGAGGCGGACCCGCGCACCCAGACGCCCGCCGAGGGCAGCCCCGTCAACCAGTCCACCAACATCCCCGGCCTGTACGCCACGGGTGAGGCGGACTACGCGTTCCACGGCGCGAACCGCCTGGGCGCCAACTCGCTGCTGTCCTGCATCTACTCGGGCATGATCGGCGGCCCGGCGATGGCGGCCTTCGCGAAGAGCAACGCCACCAGCGCGGCGGCCATGCCGGAGAAGTACTTCCAGAGCGCGAAGAGCTACTGGGAGGACCGGTTCGCCACCATCAAGAAGATGAACGGCGCGGAGAACCCGTACGGGCTGGCGCGCGAGCTGGGCGACATCATGACGGAGAACTGCACCGTCGTCCGGTACAACGACCGGCTGAAGAAGACGGTGGAGAAGATCCGCGAGCTCAAGTCGCGCTGGAACAACGTCAACGTGCTGGACACGGGCAACGTGGCCAACCGCGCGCTGTCGTACACCAACCAGCTGTGGAACATGCTGGAGCTGGGCGAGGTCATCGCCACCAGCGCGCTGCTGCGCGACGAGAGCCGCGGCGCGCACTACAAGCCCGAGTTCTCGCTGCCGGAGCCGAAGGTGAAGGATCCGACCAAGGACCCCGAGTGGATGGCGCTGTGGCAGAAGCGTCACGAGAAGTGGGCGAAGACGACCATCGCGAAGCACAGCGAGCAGGGCCCGCAGATCTCCTACGAGGAGATTCCCACGCCGGTCCTGGATCCCGAGCCCCGCTGGTACGCCTGA
- a CDS encoding S41 family peptidase — MSFRPWRLLWLYLLIAPTLALADEAPVALDAKERTRVVEAVIAQVRARHYSAEKAALAERMLRSRLKRGDYDAITEPRELAHVLTEHLVKDGQDAHFVVIYSPRPVPRNLPLPWEPAPPEAEKFRAEREELRRRMALREAYGIGRVERLDGNVGYLRLTSFPEPKYAGEAAAAAMRLLSATDALIIDLRGNGGGDNELVALYLGWLLPERTHVLDTLWKGRPKEQLHTPASPVAGRYGDKEVYILTDGDTFSAAETLAYDLQARKRARVVGETTHGGANPGVALPVDDHFVVGVPMGQTVHALTKTNWEGVGVKPDLPVPAADALRTAHVAALTALAKRADDPAQAEEISEALGALGSATKP, encoded by the coding sequence ATGTCCTTCCGTCCGTGGCGGCTGCTCTGGTTGTACCTCCTCATCGCGCCGACCCTGGCCCTGGCGGACGAGGCGCCGGTGGCGCTGGACGCGAAGGAGCGGACCCGCGTCGTCGAGGCCGTCATCGCCCAGGTCCGGGCGCGCCACTACTCGGCGGAGAAGGCGGCCCTGGCGGAACGGATGCTGCGCTCCCGGCTGAAGCGCGGCGACTACGACGCCATCACCGAGCCCCGGGAGCTGGCCCACGTGCTCACCGAGCACCTGGTGAAGGACGGTCAGGACGCGCACTTCGTCGTCATCTACAGCCCGCGGCCCGTGCCGCGAAACCTGCCCCTGCCGTGGGAGCCCGCGCCGCCCGAGGCGGAGAAGTTCCGCGCCGAGCGCGAGGAGCTCCGGCGGCGGATGGCCCTTCGCGAGGCGTATGGCATCGGCCGCGTGGAGCGGTTGGACGGCAACGTGGGCTACCTGCGCCTGACGAGCTTCCCCGAGCCGAAGTACGCCGGAGAAGCCGCCGCCGCTGCCATGCGGCTCCTGTCCGCCACGGACGCGCTCATCATCGACCTGCGCGGCAATGGCGGCGGAGACAACGAGTTGGTGGCGCTGTACCTGGGCTGGCTGCTGCCGGAGCGCACGCACGTGCTCGACACACTGTGGAAGGGCCGGCCGAAGGAGCAGCTCCACACGCCCGCGTCCCCCGTGGCGGGCCGGTACGGCGACAAGGAGGTCTACATTCTCACGGACGGGGACACGTTCTCCGCGGCGGAGACGCTCGCGTATGACCTCCAGGCGCGCAAGCGGGCGCGGGTGGTGGGCGAGACGACGCATGGAGGCGCCAACCCGGGCGTGGCCCTGCCCGTCGACGACCACTTCGTCGTGGGCGTGCCCATGGGACAGACAGTGCATGCCCTGACGAAGACGAACTGGGAGGGCGTGGGCGTGAAGCCCGACCTGCCGGTGCCAGCGGCGGACGCGCTGCGCACCGCGCATGTGGCCGCGCTCACCGCGCTGGCGAAACGCGCGGACGACCCGGCGCAGGCGGAGGAAATCAGTGAGGCGTTGGGAGCGCTAGGCTCCGCCACGAAGCCGTAG
- the icd gene encoding NADP-dependent isocitrate dehydrogenase: MAPPSSGEKISLQNGKLSVPNNPIIPYIEGDGTGRDIWRASQAVFDAAVEKAYKGQKKIAWYEVLAGEKSFKQVNNWLPDETVEAFRTYLVGIKGPLTTPVGGGIRSLNVALRQMLDLYVCLRPVRYFKGVPSPVKTPDKVDMVIFRENTEDIYTGIEFEAGTPAAEKFLALLKQEFPKEFGKIRFPTNVGVGLKPVSKEGSDRLIRAAIQYAVDHKRKSVTLVHKGNIMKFTEGAFRKWGYELAAREFGDKVYTWDQWEVTKAAKGEDAANAEQKAAVAAGKVIIKDSIADITLQQVLTRPDEFDVIATLNLNGDYLSDALAAQVGGIGIAPGGNINYVTGHAVFEATHGTAPKYADQDKVNPGSVILSGEMMFRHLGWHEAADLMIKGMDRAIANKTVTYDFARLMKQEGQGTVTEVKCSEFGQAIIKNM; the protein is encoded by the coding sequence ATGGCGCCCCCGTCTTCCGGAGAGAAGATCTCCCTGCAGAACGGCAAGCTGTCCGTGCCAAACAACCCGATCATCCCCTACATCGAGGGCGATGGTACAGGCCGCGACATCTGGCGCGCGTCCCAAGCAGTCTTCGATGCCGCCGTCGAGAAGGCCTACAAGGGCCAGAAGAAGATTGCCTGGTACGAGGTCCTCGCCGGCGAGAAGTCCTTCAAGCAGGTCAACAACTGGCTGCCGGATGAGACTGTCGAGGCGTTCCGCACGTACCTCGTCGGCATCAAGGGCCCGCTGACGACGCCGGTGGGCGGTGGCATCCGCTCGCTGAACGTGGCGCTGCGCCAGATGCTGGACCTGTACGTCTGCCTGCGCCCCGTGCGCTACTTCAAGGGCGTCCCCAGCCCGGTGAAGACGCCGGACAAGGTGGACATGGTCATCTTCCGTGAGAACACGGAGGACATCTACACGGGCATCGAGTTCGAGGCCGGCACGCCCGCCGCCGAGAAGTTCCTTGCCCTGCTCAAGCAGGAGTTCCCGAAGGAGTTCGGGAAGATCCGCTTCCCCACCAACGTGGGCGTGGGCCTGAAGCCCGTCTCCAAGGAGGGCAGCGACCGCCTCATCCGCGCCGCCATCCAGTACGCGGTGGACCACAAGCGCAAGAGCGTGACGCTGGTCCACAAGGGCAACATCATGAAGTTCACCGAGGGCGCCTTCCGCAAGTGGGGCTACGAGCTGGCCGCCCGCGAGTTCGGTGACAAGGTCTACACCTGGGACCAGTGGGAAGTGACGAAGGCGGCCAAGGGTGAGGACGCCGCCAACGCCGAGCAGAAGGCCGCCGTGGCCGCCGGCAAGGTCATCATCAAGGACTCCATCGCGGACATCACCCTGCAGCAGGTGCTCACGCGTCCGGACGAGTTCGACGTCATCGCCACGTTGAACCTCAACGGCGACTACCTGTCGGACGCGCTCGCGGCCCAGGTGGGCGGTATCGGCATCGCCCCGGGCGGCAACATCAACTACGTCACGGGCCACGCGGTGTTCGAGGCCACGCACGGCACCGCGCCGAAGTACGCGGACCAGGACAAGGTGAACCCGGGCTCGGTCATCCTCTCCGGCGAGATGATGTTCCGGCACCTGGGCTGGCACGAGGCCGCGGACCTGATGATCAAGGGCATGGACCGCGCCATCGCCAACAAGACGGTGACCTACGACTTCGCCCGCCTGATGAAGCAGGAGGGCCAGGGCACGGTCACCGAGGTGAAGTGCTCGGAGTTCGGTCAGGCCATCATCAAGAACATGTAG
- the mdh gene encoding malate dehydrogenase: MAQNRKKKIGLIGGGQIGGNLALLAVQKQLGDVMLYDIPAAEGMVKGKALDINQLSAVDGYSCRVTGTTDWKDVAGSDVIIITAGVPRKPGMSREDLLDINLKIMKDVAANIKQHAPNAFVINVANPLDAMVFALHKIAELPKHMVAGMAGVLDTSRFKCFVAEELGCSIRDVEALVLGGHGDDMVPLVRHSTVGGVPLTQLIAKDKLDAIIKRTREGGAELVALYKTGSAYFAPAASSIAMAESYLFDRKRVLPAAALLEGQYGISGYFFGAPVQIGAGGVEKVITVELDGEEKAALEKSFQSVKKTVDSVKL; the protein is encoded by the coding sequence ATGGCTCAGAATCGCAAGAAGAAGATCGGCCTCATCGGCGGCGGCCAGATTGGTGGCAACCTGGCGCTGCTCGCCGTGCAGAAGCAGCTCGGCGACGTGATGCTCTACGACATCCCGGCCGCCGAGGGCATGGTCAAGGGCAAGGCGCTGGACATCAACCAGCTGTCCGCGGTGGACGGCTATTCCTGCCGCGTCACCGGCACCACGGACTGGAAGGACGTCGCCGGCTCGGACGTCATCATCATCACCGCCGGCGTGCCGCGGAAGCCGGGCATGTCCCGCGAGGACCTGCTCGACATCAACCTGAAGATCATGAAGGACGTGGCGGCCAACATCAAGCAGCACGCCCCCAACGCCTTCGTCATCAACGTGGCCAACCCGCTGGACGCGATGGTGTTCGCGCTCCACAAGATCGCCGAGTTGCCCAAGCACATGGTGGCGGGCATGGCGGGCGTGCTGGACACCAGCCGCTTCAAGTGCTTCGTGGCCGAGGAGCTGGGCTGCTCCATCCGTGACGTGGAGGCGCTGGTGCTCGGCGGCCACGGTGACGACATGGTGCCCCTGGTTCGCCACAGCACCGTGGGCGGCGTGCCCCTGACGCAGCTGATCGCCAAGGACAAGCTGGACGCCATCATCAAGCGCACCCGCGAGGGCGGCGCGGAGCTGGTGGCCCTGTACAAGACGGGCAGCGCCTACTTCGCTCCCGCCGCGTCCTCCATCGCCATGGCGGAGAGCTACCTCTTCGACCGCAAGCGCGTGCTGCCGGCCGCGGCCCTGCTGGAGGGCCAGTACGGCATCAGCGGCTACTTCTTCGGCGCCCCGGTGCAGATCGGCGCGGGCGGCGTGGAGAAGGTCATCACCGTGGAGCTCGACGGTGAGGAGAAGGCCGCGCTGGAGAAGTCCTTCCAGTCGGTGAAGAAGACGGTGGACTCGGTCAAGCTGTAG